The following proteins are co-located in the Desulfurococcus amylolyticus Z-533 genome:
- a CDS encoding phosphoglycerate kinase has protein sequence MSHLEIPRLPTIRDIDITGRKVFMRIDINVPIDPDTSEILDDRRIRTHASFIKRLVEEYRPALVLASHQGRPGDSDFTSMEKHAELLSKYTGINIRYIPDVIGPKALEEINNLKPGEILLLDNLRLLSEEVLEAPPERQALTIMARRLSSVINIYVNDAFATAHRSQPSIVGLPLLMPSCIGPLFEREIEAVRKVFGSGESPRIYVLGGSKVRELLRVIENLMRNKLADRILTTGLLAHLFLVAKGVNIGTENMKILEEKGVLSLVPRARYILLRGAPVETPVDLKVEVNGDVRNTYIGEVRGVVKDIGENTVQIYSDLIRDARIIVMRGPAGVIEDERFRDGTLRILDAVYSSNAFTLIAGGHLASMVNESKLSNRIHVSTGGNALLLFLSGEELPALKALELSAKMFLGW, from the coding sequence ATGAGCCACTTAGAGATCCCCAGGCTACCCACAATAAGGGATATTGATATAACGGGTAGAAAAGTCTTCATGCGCATAGATATAAATGTCCCCATAGATCCCGACACAAGTGAAATACTTGATGATCGACGGATTAGAACACATGCATCTTTTATCAAAAGACTAGTGGAGGAGTATAGGCCTGCACTGGTACTTGCATCACACCAGGGTAGACCCGGTGACAGCGATTTTACATCAATGGAGAAGCATGCCGAGTTGCTATCAAAGTACACTGGGATAAACATACGTTACATTCCTGACGTAATAGGTCCAAAGGCTCTTGAGGAAATAAATAACTTAAAGCCAGGCGAGATCCTCTTGCTGGATAACCTGAGGCTCCTTTCAGAGGAAGTATTAGAGGCTCCACCCGAGAGGCAGGCATTAACTATTATGGCCAGGAGGCTTTCATCGGTGATCAACATATATGTGAACGATGCATTTGCAACAGCTCACAGGAGCCAGCCAAGCATCGTGGGATTACCACTCCTCATGCCGAGTTGCATCGGCCCCCTGTTCGAGCGTGAGATAGAGGCAGTTAGAAAGGTATTCGGCTCCGGTGAGTCGCCCAGGATATATGTTCTAGGCGGCTCCAAGGTTAGGGAATTATTAAGGGTCATCGAGAACCTGATGAGGAATAAGTTAGCCGATAGAATACTTACAACAGGCCTCCTAGCACATTTATTCCTAGTCGCCAAGGGAGTGAACATAGGGACAGAGAACATGAAAATCCTGGAGGAGAAGGGGGTACTATCCCTTGTCCCCAGGGCTAGATATATACTGCTACGGGGAGCACCGGTTGAGACACCAGTTGATCTCAAGGTTGAAGTAAACGGTGATGTGAGGAACACATATATAGGTGAGGTTAGAGGTGTGGTTAAGGATATAGGTGAAAACACAGTCCAGATATACAGCGACCTCATAAGGGATGCCAGGATCATAGTTATGCGTGGTCCCGCAGGCGTTATAGAGGATGAGAGATTTAGAGATGGAACACTTAGGATACTCGACGCTGTATACAGTTCCAACGCTTTTACATTGATAGCTGGAGGACACCTGGCCTCTATGGTGAATGAATCAAAGTTATCGAATAGAATACATGTGTCAACAGGCGGCAACGCACTCCTACTATTCCTCTCCGGCGAAGAACTCCCAGCGCTAAAGGCACTGGAGTTATCGGCTAAAATGTTCCTGGGATGGTAG
- a CDS encoding type II glyceraldehyde-3-phosphate dehydrogenase: MPVKVAVNGSGTIGKRIVDSVLLNKDFKLVGVAKYKPDYQAYLMIEKGIPVFVPRDRAGEFINSGIEPSGYIDYLFEEADLIYDASPGGKGVLNKKIYEKHGKPVVFQGGEDPEIAEISYSTFCNYSDAINKKNVRVVSCNTTGMLRLLCILEKEYGVKKALAVIIRRAADPKEDNKGPVNSILLDPPEIPSHHGVDARTVAPWLNITSAAVVVPTTLMHMQFIEVELKSPVKKDEVLEVLGRYRRFLLIDSTRTGIDSTSKLMELARDAGRMRGDIYENSVFIDTVKIEDTRLYMFQGIHQESIVIPENMDVAYAILGLEHDQYRVVEKTDSLLGIGSLEKLIKTSRHR; the protein is encoded by the coding sequence ATGCCTGTTAAAGTAGCTGTAAATGGCTCGGGAACCATAGGTAAGAGAATTGTTGACTCAGTATTGTTGAACAAGGACTTTAAGCTAGTTGGAGTCGCCAAGTATAAGCCGGATTACCAGGCATACCTAATGATAGAGAAGGGTATACCAGTGTTTGTTCCACGGGATAGAGCAGGGGAATTTATTAACTCGGGCATCGAGCCAAGTGGATACATAGACTACTTGTTTGAAGAAGCAGATTTAATATATGACGCCTCACCAGGTGGTAAAGGTGTATTAAATAAGAAGATATATGAGAAACACGGCAAACCAGTTGTCTTCCAGGGAGGTGAGGACCCAGAGATAGCTGAGATCAGCTATAGTACGTTCTGTAATTACAGTGATGCAATAAATAAGAAAAATGTAAGGGTCGTCAGCTGTAATACAACAGGTATGCTGAGACTGCTATGTATACTAGAAAAGGAGTATGGTGTCAAGAAGGCGCTGGCAGTAATTATCAGGAGAGCGGCGGATCCCAAGGAGGATAACAAGGGCCCCGTCAACTCCATACTACTGGATCCCCCGGAGATACCTAGTCACCACGGGGTAGATGCCCGTACAGTGGCTCCATGGCTTAATATCACGAGTGCTGCCGTCGTGGTTCCAACAACCCTTATGCATATGCAGTTTATAGAGGTCGAGCTAAAGTCCCCTGTCAAGAAGGATGAGGTGCTGGAGGTGCTAGGAAGATATAGGAGGTTTCTACTTATAGATTCAACTCGGACAGGCATTGATTCCACCAGTAAGCTCATGGAACTAGCCAGAGATGCTGGTAGGATGCGTGGTGACATATATGAGAACTCAGTGTTCATCGATACAGTCAAGATCGAGGATACACGACTCTACATGTTCCAGGGGATCCACCAGGAGTCAATTGTTATCCCGGAAAACATGGATGTAGCATACGCGATACTGGGCCTTGAACACGACCAGTATAGGGTTGTGGAGAAAACAGATAGCCTACTGGGAATCGGTTCCCTGGAAAAATTGATTAAGACAAGTAGACATAGATAA
- a CDS encoding universal stress protein, producing the protein MSEAPTYEISFYFRKILVPVDGSENSLKALEFAIDLARHYGSKIIVVYAKPKGDLRGDPFERVKLRAAKEGMDIQYKLIEYDPSSSNTPSVLVREVIEGGYDAVVVGARGLSLSTEIPIGSTALSLVINSPVSVFIVR; encoded by the coding sequence ATGAGTGAAGCACCTACATACGAGATAAGCTTCTACTTCAGGAAAATCCTTGTCCCAGTGGATGGGAGCGAGAATAGTTTAAAAGCGTTGGAGTTCGCTATTGACCTGGCAAGGCACTATGGCTCCAAGATAATTGTAGTATACGCTAAACCGAAGGGAGATCTACGGGGAGACCCCTTTGAACGCGTGAAACTAAGGGCGGCTAAGGAGGGTATGGATATACAGTATAAGCTGATAGAGTACGATCCCTCTAGTAGTAACACTCCCTCGGTCCTTGTCAGGGAGGTTATTGAAGGGGGTTATGATGCAGTGGTAGTGGGGGCTAGGGGTCTAAGTCTCTCGACAGAAATACCTATAGGGAGTACGGCTTTATCCCTAGTAATAAACTCACCGGTTTCAGTGTTCATTGTGAGGTAG
- a CDS encoding glycosyltransferase — MVIVSITPELALDKSHIYAGGLGVLEGDKLYGAGDMGIDYTVLSLYYRHGYVSVSFQGIQPLLAPERQNREFLEKLTPEEEFVVTLRNTEVIVRPWVYKYKTAKAVLFEAVCPQWARKLTDRVYLEDSAEESFLKYALLAKASSYYIRNVIGLDKINVIDLEESYTALILSMLDVSDKARIIIHTPGPWGHPGFPGEYIAREFGLFLGDNVNLSEYALSRLKSAIVVSRKQEEIIGRIFPAHAGKFKGITNGIYLPRWMHPELYMAWKQGLFQKEILVKARAESREKLLSLVKAVKNNVNAEGKPIIVWTRRLARYKRPYFIARFIEENPDINAFFIIAGKPHPRDQDGIEYLRKFRELDLKLANVVYLPEYDVETARLIIQGSDLWLFTPFSGWEACGTSFMKAQVNGVPVLSSRDGGVLEVVEDGVTGWLFGQDLRDFINIYTDPRAREIDEKEYAEFRSKLLWIIDMYHKDPEKYLEISMNAWKRTPEKVDMTGVLKKYYFSGTTSQ; from the coding sequence ATGGTCATTGTAAGTATAACACCCGAGTTAGCCCTCGATAAATCACACATATATGCTGGCGGACTAGGCGTCCTAGAAGGGGATAAGCTATATGGGGCAGGTGATATGGGTATCGATTACACAGTGCTCTCCCTCTATTATAGACATGGATATGTGTCTGTGTCTTTCCAGGGCATTCAACCACTACTAGCTCCTGAAAGACAGAATAGGGAGTTCCTTGAAAAACTAACCCCTGAGGAGGAGTTCGTAGTAACTCTTAGGAACACTGAGGTAATAGTCAGGCCCTGGGTCTACAAATATAAGACGGCGAAAGCCGTATTATTCGAGGCCGTCTGCCCTCAATGGGCGAGGAAGCTAACCGATAGGGTATACCTTGAAGACAGTGCAGAGGAGAGTTTCCTCAAGTATGCTCTTCTGGCGAAGGCATCCTCATACTATATAAGGAATGTTATAGGCCTAGATAAGATCAACGTAATAGACCTTGAGGAGTCATACACCGCACTCATCCTAAGCATGCTCGATGTAAGCGATAAAGCTAGGATAATAATCCACACACCCGGACCTTGGGGTCATCCAGGGTTTCCAGGGGAATATATAGCGAGGGAATTCGGGCTGTTCCTGGGAGACAACGTAAACCTCTCCGAGTACGCTTTGTCACGGCTTAAATCAGCAATCGTTGTATCCAGGAAGCAGGAGGAGATAATAGGCAGGATCTTCCCGGCGCACGCTGGTAAATTCAAGGGGATAACCAACGGCATATATCTACCAAGGTGGATGCATCCAGAGCTATATATGGCGTGGAAACAGGGTCTGTTCCAGAAAGAAATACTAGTGAAGGCCAGGGCTGAGTCACGGGAGAAGCTTCTCTCACTAGTTAAAGCAGTGAAAAATAATGTAAACGCTGAGGGGAAACCAATTATTGTGTGGACAAGGCGTTTAGCTAGATACAAAAGGCCATACTTTATAGCTAGATTCATCGAGGAAAACCCGGATATCAACGCATTCTTCATAATAGCTGGGAAACCCCATCCAAGAGACCAGGATGGAATAGAGTATCTAAGGAAATTCAGGGAGCTAGATTTGAAGCTGGCTAATGTAGTATATCTTCCAGAATACGATGTTGAGACAGCCCGTTTAATAATACAGGGATCAGACCTGTGGCTCTTCACCCCGTTCAGCGGGTGGGAGGCATGTGGAACGAGCTTTATGAAGGCACAGGTCAATGGAGTACCGGTGCTCTCTAGTAGGGATGGAGGAGTACTCGAGGTGGTTGAAGACGGTGTTACAGGCTGGCTCTTTGGCCAGGACCTCAGGGACTTCATAAACATATATACTGATCCTAGAGCCAGGGAGATAGATGAAAAGGAATACGCGGAGTTCAGAAGCAAGTTACTATGGATAATAGACATGTATCATAAAGACCCGGAGAAATACCTAGAGATCTCAATGAATGCCTGGAAGAGGACTCCTGAAAAAGTAGATATGACTGGTGTCCTGAAAAAATATTATTTCAGTGGAACTACCTCACAATGA